A portion of the Punica granatum isolate Tunisia-2019 chromosome 7, ASM765513v2, whole genome shotgun sequence genome contains these proteins:
- the LOC116214427 gene encoding putative receptor like protein 25, with translation MDVEFGAGGSYYYQDSIVIVMKGLEIELAKILTVFTAIDFSRNFFEGEIPESIGDLRALKGLNLSHNNLTGDIPSSIGNLTNLEWLDLSLNELSGEIPRRLADLTSLTTLNLSNNLLMGLIPQGSQIDTFEHSFDGNPGLCGHPLPNACGTDTVEQSPSKLTFPEEAAVHWIEWRAVLMGYGCGLALGISAGYIMLDTGRTRWLVRMIEKNIHRMTNKKKRNTAPRNQAWYLFVAELHKYTVQ, from the coding sequence ATGGATGTGGAGTTTGGTGCTGGTGGGTCGTATTACTATCAAGATTCCATTGTGATAGTCATGAAAGGGTTAGAGATTGAGCTGGCGAAGATTCTGACTGTATTTACAGCCATCGACTTCTCAAGGAACTTCTTCGAAGGAGAGATTCCAGAATCAATAGGAGATCTAAGGGCACTAAAGGGGCTGAACCTTTCTCACAACAATCTGACCGGCGACATCCCTTCATCCATTGGGAATCTAACTAATCTTGAGTGGTTGGACCTATCCTTGAACGAACTCAGTGGGGAGATTCCTCGACGATTGGCGGATCTTACGTCACTCACCACTTTGAATCTCTCAAATAACCTGCTCATGGGACTGATTCCTCAGGGCTCGCAAATCGATACATTCGAGCACTCCTTTGATGGGAATCCCGGCCTTTGTGGTCATCCATTGCCAAATGCATGTGGGACTGACACTGTGGAGCAGTCACCATCGAAATTAACTTTCCCTGAAGAAGCAGCAGTGCATTGGATTGAATGGAGGGCAGTGCTAATGGGCTATGGATGTGGACTTGCACTCGGGATTTCAGCAGGGTACATCATGCTGGACACTGGGAGAACGAGATGGTTGGTGAGAATGATTGAGAAGAATATACACAGAATGAcaaacaagaaaaagagaaacacAGCTCCGAGGAATCAAGCATGGTACTTATTCGTGGCAGAGTTGCATAAATACACGGTTCAATAA
- the LOC116215675 gene encoding F-box protein CPR1-like → MEKVGEEGILIDILSRLPVKSLLRSKCVCKQWRSLISDPEFAELQLGRSKEHNPNACRRVLWLNNPIRSIDCESLSCSNEGTTVRDIKHPSIVSSLESFIEIVGSCNGLVCLLVDFKSFILWNPTTGACNELPSPSSDISGREYFYGFGYDSSTNHYKLFKGSSACYGFLSDNTIVEIYSCKTNSWRRMKYEFIPYVTSRGLFLNGSLHWLVGRDCSDLDSMIVSFDVADETFGRLVSPLLLDLDTVLEGLMILEDCLFVYQDNWTGFNSFTFEGWILRDYPVKSSWTKYCSFLIEESPAQHYLWDPLWFRKDGKVLFHLGHVANYF, encoded by the exons ATGGAGAAGGTAGGAGAAGAGGGGATACTGATCGACATCCTCTCAAGATTGCCCGTCAAATCTCTTCTTCGATCCAAATGCGTCTGCAAGCAATGGCGTTCCCTCATCTCCGATCCCGAATTCGCCGAATTACAGCTCGGGAGATCGAAGGAGCATAACCCCAACGCCTGCCGCAGGGTCCTCTGGCTCAACAATCCCATCCGGTCGATAGACTGCGAAAGTTTAAGCTGCTCCAACGAAG GCACTACAGTTAGAGATATCAAGCATCCATCAATAGTTTCTAGCCTGGAATCGTTCATAGAGATCGTGGGTTCGTGTAATGGCCTGGTATGTTTGCTTGTTGATTTTAAAAGTTTCATCCTGTGGAATCCGACAACCGGTGCTTGTAATGAGCTGCCCAGCCCTAGCTCCGATATCTCGGGACGTGAATACTTCTATGGGTTCGGTTATGATTCCTCAACAAATCACTACAAGTTGTTCAAGGGTTCATCAGCCTGCTATGGTTTTCTATCGGATAATACTATTGTCGAGATATACTCCTGCAAGACTAATTCCTGGAGGAGGATGAAGTATGAATTCATTCCTTATGTTACCTCAAGAGGACTTTTTCTGAATGGATCTCTGCATTGGCTAGTAGGAAGAGATTGTAGTGATTTGGACAGTATGATCGTCTCATTCGATGTAGCGGACGAGACATTTGGGAGGCTGGTGTCCCCATTGTTGCTCGATCTGGATACAGTTCTTGAAGGTTTAATGATTTTAGAAGATTGTCTCTTTGTATATCAAGATAACTGGACTGGATTCAATAGTTTCACTTTTGAGGGTTGGATACTGAGAGACTATCCAGTAAAATCATCCTGGACCAAGTATTGCAGCTTTTTGATCGAGGAGTCCCCTGCTCAGCACTATTTATGGGACCCACTTTGGTTTCGGAAGGATGGGAAAGTTCTCTTTCATTTAGGGCATGTGGCTAACTATTTTTGA